CGCCGCGCGCATGCCGCAGCGGGGCGAAGTCGTTGCTGAACACCCGCACCAGCGTATCGGTGAAACGGATCGTGCCCAGACGATCAAGCCCGCGGGCGGCGGCGTAGGCGGTGAGCACCTCCGCTCGCCCGGGGTCGAACGTCACAGGGTCTTGCGTGCCGGTGCGGGCTGCGGACGAGTCCGCCGTCTGCCTCGGCGGGGCCATCGCGCCGTCGCGTGCGAGCGCAGCCGCAGCCAGGGCGGATGCGTCGCGCTGCTTCAGCAAGGTGTCCGCCAGCGCCCACACGTCGCGCAGGGCGAGGTTGAAACCCTGCCCGGCTACCGGGTGCAGGGTCTGCGCGGCGTTGCCCAGCCACACCGTGCGCTGGGCGATGGTCGAGCGTCGATAGCGCAGCACCAGCGGATAGCGCAGGCGCGGGCCGACGCCGGTCAGCCGCGCGCGGCCGCCGATGTGCGCCTGCAGGCGGGCGAGGTAGGCCGCATCGTCGAGCGCCAGCAGCTCCTCGGCGGTCTCCGGGCGGAGGACATGCACCAGCGCGTAGCCCTGGCCCTTGGGCAGGAGCGCCACCGGGCCTTGCGCGGTGAAGCGCTCGAAGGCGGTGTGGCGGTGCCCGCCGGCGACCTGGACGTCGGCGATCAGCGCGTGCTGGCCGTAGTCGTGCTCGACGACGTTGGCGTCGCCGGCCCGCAGTCCGCCTTCGGCGCAGGCCGCAAGCCGCGCGCGCAGGGGGGGCGCGGCCCTTCCGGCGGTGGAGAGGCTGGCGATCACGTCGTCCTCGCCCGCCGCCAGGTTGGTGACCTCGGTCTCGTCCAGCACCGGGATGCCGGCGGCGTCGACCGCGGCGCGCAGCGTGGCGGCGAGTGCGCCGGCGGAGCTGACGTAGCCGAGCGCGGGCAGTTCGTGCTCGCTGGCGTCGATCAGCGTGCGGCCGAGCCCGCCCTGGTGCGAGATGTGGATGTGCTGGATCGCGGTGGTCGGCAGCGCATCCCACACGCCGAGGCGCTGCAGCGTGAGCCGGGTGCCGTGGGCGAGCGCGAGGTCGCGCGGGTCCTTCGTCACCGCTTCGCGCGCACGTGCGTCGGCGAGCACGATGTCGAGCCCCGCGTCCTTGAGCGCGAGCGCGAGCGCGAGGCCGACCGGACCGGCGCCGACGATCAGCAGGTCATGGACGCGGCCGGGCGTCTCGTCAGCCATGGCGGGTGTCCCGCATCAGCGCCTCGATGTCGGCGACCGCCTTGGGTACGTCCTCGGTGATCAGTTCGCAGCCGCCGGCGGTGACCACCGCGTCGTCCTCGATGCGGGCGCCGATGTTCCAGAACGCCTCGGGCACGTCGTCGGCGGGGCGGATGTAGCAGCCCGGCTCGATGGTCAGCACCATGCTCTCGACCAGCGGCCGCCATTCGCCGCCGAGCTTGTATTCGCCGGCGTCGTGCACGTCCATGCCCAGCCAGTGGCCGGTGCGGTGCATGTAGAAGCGGCGGTAGTCGCCGTTCTCGAGCACCGCATCGAGGCTGCCCTTGATGAGGCCGAGGTCGAGCATGCCCTGGGCGAGCACCTTCACCGCGGCATCGTGCGGCTGGTTCCAGTGCGCGCCGGGGCGGGTAGCCTCGCGCGCGGCGGCCTGGGCGGCGAGGACCATCTCGTAGACCTCGCGCTGCGGGCCGGAGAAGCGGCCGTTCACCGGGAAGGTCCGGGTGATGTCCGAGGCGTAACCGTCGAGCTCGCAGCCGGCGTCGATCAGCAGCAGGTCGCCGTCATCGAGGCGCTGGTCGTTCTCCACGTAGTGCAGCACGCAGGCGTTGGCGCCGCCGGCGACGATCGAGGTGTAGGCCGGCGCCTGGCTGCCGGCGGCGCGGAAGGCGTGCAGCAGTTCGGCTTCGATCTCGTACTCGAAGCGCCCCGGGCGGGTGGCGCGCATGGCGCGGCAGTGCGCGTCGGCGGAGATGCGCGCGGCGCGGCGCATGGTGGCGAGCTCGGACGCGTCCTTGACGAGGCGCATGTCGTCGAGCTCGGCGCGCAGGTCGCGCACCGAGTGCGGCGGGGTGAGGCCGGTCCTGGCCTTGTCGCGCACGGCGTTGAGCGCACCGAGCACCTTGGCGTCCCAGTCGTTGTCGTAGCCGAGGCTGGTCCACAGCAGGGGTTGGTCGGCGAGGTAGTCGGGCAGGCGCTTCTCGAGGTCGCCGATGGTCCACGCTTCGTCGAAGCCGAAGGCCTCGCGCGCCGCGTCGGGGCCCCAGC
This genomic stretch from Thauera sp. GDN1 harbors:
- a CDS encoding FAD-dependent monooxygenase translates to MADETPGRVHDLLIVGAGPVGLALALALKDAGLDIVLADARAREAVTKDPRDLALAHGTRLTLQRLGVWDALPTTAIQHIHISHQGGLGRTLIDASEHELPALGYVSSAGALAATLRAAVDAAGIPVLDETEVTNLAAGEDDVIASLSTAGRAAPPLRARLAACAEGGLRAGDANVVEHDYGQHALIADVQVAGGHRHTAFERFTAQGPVALLPKGQGYALVHVLRPETAEELLALDDAAYLARLQAHIGGRARLTGVGPRLRYPLVLRYRRSTIAQRTVWLGNAAQTLHPVAGQGFNLALRDVWALADTLLKQRDASALAAAALARDGAMAPPRQTADSSAARTGTQDPVTFDPGRAEVLTAYAAARGLDRLGTIRFTDTLVRVFSNDFAPLRHARGAALFALDLLPPLRNFVARRMLFGARAWP
- a CDS encoding aminopeptidase P N-terminal domain-containing protein; this encodes MNAPAQTAVDITPFRARRTRLLQRMQAAGGGVAILPTAPERVRNRDAHYPYRHDSYFYYLTAFREPEAVVVLVAGRETKQILFCREKNEEREIWDGYRWGPDAAREAFGFDEAWTIGDLEKRLPDYLADQPLLWTSLGYDNDWDAKVLGALNAVRDKARTGLTPPHSVRDLRAELDDMRLVKDASELATMRRAARISADAHCRAMRATRPGRFEYEIEAELLHAFRAAGSQAPAYTSIVAGGANACVLHYVENDQRLDDGDLLLIDAGCELDGYASDITRTFPVNGRFSGPQREVYEMVLAAQAAAREATRPGAHWNQPHDAAVKVLAQGMLDLGLIKGSLDAVLENGDYRRFYMHRTGHWLGMDVHDAGEYKLGGEWRPLVESMVLTIEPGCYIRPADDVPEAFWNIGARIEDDAVVTAGGCELITEDVPKAVADIEALMRDTRHG